GAGAAAGTTAAGTGCTGGAAAGAATGGCTCGGCAGCCAGTCATACGCCATGCTTTATGGCATAGCCAGCCAATATGGAGAGGGGGGCGTGGGTGGAAAAAGACAAGGTGAGGCGATTAATTTTTAAgtactaaatatttattgacagaaTACCTCTCCAGGCAGTGTTCACATGCTCGGGACCGATGCTTGTAACTTGGCAGTCCTGTTTAAGCAAACAAACTCAGTCAGTTGAATGCAATGATTAACAGGAAGTCGGGGAGCTGACACAGTTGCCAACCTTCTGGCTGAGAGAGGAGGCCGGGGTTAAAGTCTGAGAGCCGTGACTTGCAGAACGGCCCCTTCACCCCTCACTGATTTTCCTGTAGGGAAGGGTGGACACACTGGAGTCAGAACCTCCCTGGGGCaacttgtttttttgtgtgtgtataaacagGTTGTAAGACGAGACGGGGGAGGAGACAGAGCAAAGCAAATCCCTAAGAGTTCCTTCAGAAACGTGTTGGAGAAAGGTGGAAAAGCAGCACCGTGGGGaatgaagaggaaaggaagacGGAAAAAGGACAAGCAGCATCAGCTGGAAGGCCACGGAGCGGCCGGTCAGAGCTGCGTCCACCTGGAGGATGGTTATGGATTTCGGAGAAAATGTAAGTTAAGTCTGTCTACCCTCTGACCAGATGTCCCAAGAGACAGTCTACCCATTTCCTGGCTTTGAATGATGGGCTTTTGGAAGCGTTGTCTCTTCTGCGTGTCTCTGGTCTCAGCCctgatttttgtgtttgtttgcaaCAACGAGTTAGGGGAGAATAAAAATTTCCTGGAAGCTTCCATATCCAATGCTTCACTATTATCAGAAGTCTGTCACCAGATTTTTAAGGGGAAGAGTTTTTGCCCTAAAAAGAATGCATTGAAGAGTACCTTCAGTGAAACCACCTGTCATGAGTACGTGGCTCAGAGTCATTATATAACAGAGACACTCTCTGAAGAAGAGGCTGGCTTCCCCTTGGCTTATGTGATGACCATCCACAAAGACTTCGGCACGTTTGAGAGACTCTTCAGGGCTGTTTACATGCCCCAAAATGTCTACTGTGTTCACGTGGACGAAAAGGCAACAGATACATTTAAAGGCTCGGTGAAGCAGTTACTGAGCTGCTTCCCAAATGCTTTTCTGGCTTCCAAGATGGAGCCCGTGGTCTATGGTGGGATTTCCAGGCTCCAGGCTGACCTGAATTGCATCAAAGATCTTGTGGCCTCAGAGGTTCCTTGGAAATACATCCTCAACACCTGTGGGCAAGATTTCCCCCTGAAAACCAACAGGGAGATCATTCGGCATCTGAAGggatttaaagggaaaaatatcaCCCCCGGGGTGCTGCCCCCAGCTCACGCAATTGGACGGACTAAGTATGTCCACCACGAGCTGTTAAAGCAAAAAAATTCCTACGTGATTAAAACCACAAAATTGAAAACACTGCCTCCTCACAACATGACCGTTTACTTTGGCACTGCCTATGTGGCCCTCACAAGGGAATTCGCAAACTTCGTCCTTCGCGACCCGCTGGCGCTTGACTTAATGTCCTGGTCCAAGGACACGTACAGTCCTGACGAACATTTCTGGGTCACACTCAATAGGATTCCTGGTATGTATATCTCTTAACTTTTGTTATGAATAAACATCTCATGGCCAATACTGAACAAATCACTAaaatataagtttttaaaaatgaacacctTCATAAAGATCGTTCTtcatgtgagttcaatccctgggtcaggaagatcccctggaggagggcttggcaagccactccagtattcctgcctggagactcctgtggacagaggatcctggtgggctacagtccatagggatgttaagactcgactgaagtgacttagcacacattcacAGTTTCAAAAGTTCATCAAAATATCTTTATAGCAGCTCTCCTCACAGAGTGGGTGGTGTAATTCATCTTCATCTTGTGTTGTTCAGTaactagtgtctgactcttctgcaacccacatagccccccaggctcctctgtccatgggatttcccaggcagtgggttgccatttccttctccaagggatcttccctacccaaggatcaaacccacgtcccctgcatctgctgctttggcaggcggattccttaccactaagaTTCCTAAAccaatgtctttattttatagacaaagaaacTTCAGCGTGGTTGCACGATGTATTCAAATTACCCAGCTAGAAGGCAAACGCACTAATTGTACCAGGTCGCCTAACCCTGATGTTCTTTTAAGGTGATTTCCCAAATTTGTTGTTCGGTTGTTCCTAAATCAACTTCACCTTTCCTTGGTCCAAGTTCCAAATGCCTTAAATAATCTCCAATTGTTTACAGTGAACTAATTCCAGTTCTGCTAGTTCAAttggaaataaaaattcagattccTAGTTCAAAGGAAAACTAACTTGAATCAACATAAGGATTAGGGTCATGGCTTCAaagtctcctggagcttgtgaaAATACATTTCCTGACTTCCTGGGTGGATGTGAGCTTTAGTATTTGTTCAGCCTCCAGGAAATTCCCAGGAATAGTCAAGGCTGTGAACCACTGTGGATGCTTATTTTTTATGTTAGTACATAAAGCTTGCTAGGCTTAGAATGCTTTTTAAATCGATGGTTTTCCCAGAGCAGGAATGAGTCATGTAGTGGTAAAAGAAATCAAGACAAGggcctagtgtatagcacaggcaagGTCCTGTAATAACTTATATTGGAAAATGATCTGAAAAAGCTTTCCCGGtggcttgctgctaagtcgcttcagtcgtgtccaactccatgtgaccccagagacggcagcccaccaggctctgccatatctgggattctccaggcaagaacactggagtgggttgccatttccttctccagtgcatgaaagagaaaggtgaaagtgaagtcgctcagccgtgtccgactcttagcgaccccatggactgcagcctaccaggctcctctgtccataggattttccgggtaagagtgctggagtggggtgccattgccttctcctcctggtggcttagcagtaaagaatctgcctgtagtacaggagacacaaattcagttcctgggtcgggaagatcccctggaggagggctgggcaatccactccagtattcttgcctggagaatcccatggacagaggagcctgctgggctacagtccatagggttgcgtaCATATATGCGCATGCCTggtcagttgcttcagctgtgtctggttctttgcaaccctatagatatGTATATCACTTTGCTCTATACTTGAAACTAGCactacactgtaaatcaactatatttgaataacttttttttaattaagaagacAATTAAATGACCTCTTTTGGCAGAGTTCACggtcaaaaaagaaatcagggctcaagaaagtgaagtgaaggaacttccttggtgagccagtagttaagaatccacctcccaatgcagatccggttcaattcctggttggagaactaagatcccacatgccctggggccactaagccacaactaagacccaactaagtcatgatgcagccaaaaataataaaattttaaaaagaaactgagcTGGAGGAGTCATGACTACTTAGCTGTCCATGTGGAGTTGTAGTACTCAGAATAAGGGAAGTAAAAGCCCCACTTCTCTCTTATGTGTTGCTTGGACCAAATACGATGTAGGCCGTTTCCATGGATCTGGGATTAGAATAGTGAACAAACCCAAGGGATGTTTGGAAGCTGAGGCTGGAGAAATAGTGTCAAGGAAACTCATTTATCAAGTGTCGGACAGATGGCCTGTGAGTCTCTTTCACTCTGGAGCCCATGAGTCTAACTAATGATTCTAATCAATTTATTGAACAGAAATGCTGTGTCCCCAACATGAGCTATCTATTGGAACTAGAGTGTTACATCGCTGATAAAGACCAGCAATAACAGGTCAGCAAGACAAGGGGAAACAAACAGACAGCTCCATGCCTTTCAAAACGTTTCAAGGAAGGAGCCTTTAGAATTGCTTCTGTGTTGTGTGTCCGGAGGATCCCTGTTAGAGGCCTCCACTGGGCCAGCCAACTCTTACAAGACCTGAGGCAGGCCTGAGAGTAGGGCTTGGTCGTGAGGAGGTGAGGGAACTAGAAACTTAAGTGGCTGCCTTGTTTAATGGTTCCTCCTGCTATGCGAACATCTGGGTCATTTCTGTTTCAAGGATCCTTCTTTGCTGATTATGAGTTTTTTAGCTATTTGTTTTTGGACATTTTAAGATTGTTCTAATTGACTGCAGTGATGGTGGGCTTGTTAGGATTCTCAAGTAAtaggacagggacttccctggtggtcccgtggttaagaatttgAGCTTCCATGGTGGGggtgggcacaggttcaatccctggttggggaagtaagatcccacatgccaagtggtgtggccaaaaagttaaaaaaaaataaagaagaagaagaagcaataGGGCAGAAAAAAAGATCTCCTGGATGAAATGGCCTCATGGGGATGTTGAACACCATCTGAAAGAAATACAGTATGAGCCACATAGGTAACTTTCCATCTTTCGCAGCTGCattatagaaacaaaaatgaGTAGGT
The sequence above is a segment of the Capra hircus breed San Clemente chromosome 23, ASM170441v1, whole genome shotgun sequence genome. Coding sequences within it:
- the LOC100861326 gene encoding N-acetyllactosaminide beta-1,6-N-acetylglucosaminyl-transferase isoform X1 encodes the protein MMGFWKRCLFCVSLVSALIFVFVCNNELGENKNFLEASISNASLLSEVCHQIFKGKSFCPKKNALKSTFSETTCHEYVAQSHYITETLSEEEAGFPLAYVMTIHKDFGTFERLFRAVYMPQNVYCVHVDEKATDTFKGSVKQLLSCFPNAFLASKMEPVVYGGISRLQADLNCIKDLVASEVPWKYILNTCGQDFPLKTNREIIRHLKGFKGKNITPGVLPPAHAIGRTKYVHHELLKQKNSYVIKTTKLKTLPPHNMTVYFGTAYVALTREFANFVLRDPLALDLMSWSKDTYSPDEHFWVTLNRIPGVPGSMPNASWAGDLRAVKWFDMKDKHGGCHGHYVHDICIYGNGDLKWLINSSSLFANKFELTAYPLTVECLELRLRERTLNQSEIAIQPSWYF